A segment of the Streptomyces sp. P9-A2 genome:
TCTGCCGCTGCGGCTTCGGCTTCGGCAGGTCAGCAGACGGTCGGGGACTCCGGACGGGGAGGGCGCGAGTTCCACCTGCCCGTACAGCGTCCGGGCGGAGAGGAAAACCAGGGAGGTGCCGTACTCACGGGCGTGTTCCGCGGTACCGCGCATGGCCTGGGACCAGTACGCGTCGGGGCCCGGGAAGAGGAGGCCCTTGTACCGGGTGGGGTCGACCAGGCCGGCGTGCAGGTCGCGGGCGTCGGCATAGGCGAGGTCGTAGCCGTAGCGCTCGGCCCAGCGGATGACGTCGTAGGCGTGACCGGCGGACGGTGGCAGACCGGCGCCCGCGTACGGGCGGTCGAAGGAGACGGTGGTCGCGGAGTCGGAGTGGGGGCCGATGTCGGAGTGGGGGTCGCTGTCGGAGTGGGGGTCGCTGTCGGAGTGGGGGTCGCTGTCGCCCTCGCCGGGCAGCCGACCGCCGCCGCCCTCGTTCCCGTCCCTGTTCCTGTTCCTGTCCCCGGGCTGGTGGAGGGTCCCACCGGTCGTGTGGGTTCCGCCCCTCCCGTCGTCCTCCGGATAGCGGTTGTGAAGCTGCCAGGTGATGTCGGGCAGGACAAGGAGCAGGTCGGCCGGGCGGTGGTCACGGACCGTGAAGGGAATCCGGGCGCGGTTGCGGCCGTCGGCGGTGGTCAGAACGGCCACATAGGCGCCGACGCTCCAGTCCGACGGGACCGGCAGCCGCCAGGACAGCCACCAGTGATGACAGGAGACCGTACGGTCGGCGGTGAGCGGCGAGGGCTGCGCGATGCCGGCGAGGCGCGGGCTGGACATGATCCGGGTGGCGCCCTGCCCGTCGTAGTGGCCGACGCGGTGGACGTCGACGCGGAACTCCTGGGGCGGGTCGACGGTGATGTGGAAGTCGATCACCTCTCCGGGTGCCACCCCGCCGGTGGAACTGAACCCCTCGATCCGGCAGTGACCCTGCTGCGCACCCATGGTGGCTCCCCTCCCGCAGGCCCCGTCGCCGACGGTCAGCAATGTGCTTGTCGTATGTCGCAAGCCCTGGCCGAGGAGCGCGAACGACCCCAGCACATCACATTACGCATGCGCGGCGTTACCCTTCGTCGCGAACCGGCCATAAGCGGAAGGGCTGATTCCGGGACAGTCGGAAGAGGTGGAGGGAACGGAGAGGAAGCGTTGAGTGCCGGGACGGGCTCCGGCACTCCGGCTCTTCGGCGCTCCGGCACTTCGGCCGTCCCGCTTCCCGCCTTCCCGCTCGGCCGGCTCAGACGAGCCGGACCGGCTTCTCCGGGCGTATGCCCTGCCGGGCCAGCCACAGGCGCAGGGCCGTGGGATCGCCGTCCTCGATCAGCATCATGACCTGGGCGGACAGGTCCGTGACGCGGGCGCCTCCCACGAGGAGAGCCGGTCCGTCGAGCCAGTCGAGTCCGGGGGTCGCGCCTGTGGTGTCCATGGCCGCGCAGCAGACCATCGCGGTGATGTGGTCGGCGAGCAGTTCGCGTCCGGTACGCGGGGGCTGGATGGGCAGCAGGGGCAGCGCCCGGTCGTCCCAGAGAGAAGCGGGGTCGGCCGGCGCGGCCGGCAGGGCCTGGGCGGTCAGCGCACCCGGAGCCGTCGAAGCGCTCGCGGCCGAGGCGGCTCGCGCGGCGGCCGCCGCGCCCTCGCGGGCCACTTCGGCGCTGATACGGGCGGCCAGGGCCGCGCTGCGCGGGGTGGTACCGACGAGGTCCTCGTCGTCGTCCGGGTCGGCTCCGGCGACGAGGGCGGGGGCGGGAGCGGCTTCTCGTTCCCCGCCCGCCCCGCGCCCTTCGCCGGCGGGCGGGTACGGGTGCGGAGGCCGTTCCGCGCGGAAGTCCGGTCCCGGACGCGGACCCTGGCGCGGGTCCGGATCCGGGTCCCGGCGCGGGTCCGGATCCGGGTCCGGACCGGGGCCCGTCAGGTGGTCGAGGACGCGGGAGAGCGTCGGGCCGTCGGGACCCCGGCTCTCCGTCCCGGCGCCGGGACGTACGCCGAGGGTGTCCAGGACACGGTGGAGGCGGGCCGCGTCCGTACGCCACTTACGGTCGACGACCTCCTCCGGGTAGTCGCCCCAGTGGACCGGCGACCAGTCCGGTCCGCGCCCGGCGGGGCCGCCGTGGAAGAGGCGGGCGGCGAGGAGGGAGGTGGCCTCGTCCACCGTGCCGGGCTCCTCGAGCAGGTCGCAGGCGGGACGCTCGCCGAGGCGGGAGGCGAATCCCTCGGCCAGCCGGTCCCGGCGGGACAGTTCGGTGAGCGCGGCCACCACCCCCGCGTTGAGCCGCGAGGGCCAGCGGCCCATCCGCCAGGCGGGCAGCGCGACCCGGGTGAGCAGCCGGTCCCAGCCCGCGTACGCCAGCCCCACCTGCTCCTGGGCAACGATCCGCAGTCCGTAGTCCACCGTCTGGGCACGCTCGGCCGCCGCCGCGGCGACCCCGCGCTCCATCTCCGCGGCATGGCCCCGGCAGCTGCGCAGCAGTACCCGCGCGACCCAGCCGACGCCCGCGAACACCGTACGGAACAGCGGCCCGCGGCGGTGCTCCGAGGTCACGGCCACCGCCGCGTCGAGACCGCGGACGAAGCGCCGGGCGGCGGCTATGTCCGGGTGTGCCGAAGGCCCTGTACCGGCGACGACCGGCGCGAGGACCGCGCGCAGCTCGCCGACCCGCATCCACCACAGGAACGGGGAGCCGATCACCAGCACGGGCGCGGCGACGGCCCGGCGAGGCGGATGCCGGCCCGCGTCCGCCATGTCGTCGTGCTTCTCGGCGGGCGGGGGGCGGCCGTGCGCCGGGTGGGTGCGGTCCTCCAGCCAGCTGTCGCAGTCGGGGGTGAGCGCTATCGCGGACGGAGCGGGGACGGCGAGCCGGTCGGCGAGGTCGCGCACCATCCGGTACAGGTCCGGGGCGGCCTCCTCGGCGATCGTGACCGTCGGGCTCATGGCGGGCCGGGCACGGGTGACGACCAGGGCGACCCCGGCGGCGACGAGCAGGACCAGCACCGCGAGCGGCGTGAGCGTCCAGCGGACGGCATCCCAGCCGGCACCGGTGAAATGGCCGGTGGGGACGCCGACGAGCAGGATCACGGCGACGGCCGCGGGCAGCAGGGCGACGGCCAGTGCTCTGCCGCGCAGGCGCAGCACCGCGAGCGCTCGTGAACGCGCAGCCTGCGCGCCCGCCTCACTGATCATGCCGCCTCCGCTCATGACCCGCCTCACCCCCCTCCCGACGGTTCTGACGCTGTCCCGGCGTTACCCACTCCCCCACTGTGGCACCCGTCACTGACATCGCAATGCCGGTGGGCCAAGTGCGCGGGACGCTTGCGCGGCACCCTAGTTGGGGCTCCGGCCC
Coding sequences within it:
- a CDS encoding N,N-dimethylformamidase beta subunit family domain-containing protein; the protein is MLTVGDGACGRGATMGAQQGHCRIEGFSSTGGVAPGEVIDFHITVDPPQEFRVDVHRVGHYDGQGATRIMSSPRLAGIAQPSPLTADRTVSCHHWWLSWRLPVPSDWSVGAYVAVLTTADGRNRARIPFTVRDHRPADLLLVLPDITWQLHNRYPEDDGRGGTHTTGGTLHQPGDRNRNRDGNEGGGGRLPGEGDSDPHSDSDPHSDSDPHSDIGPHSDSATTVSFDRPYAGAGLPPSAGHAYDVIRWAERYGYDLAYADARDLHAGLVDPTRYKGLLFPGPDAYWSQAMRGTAEHAREYGTSLVFLSARTLYGQVELAPSPSGVPDRLLTCRSRSRSGRRRGPDRRTQDRGTQDRRVPGRATLWREADRAEQQLIGVQYAGRVPEPHPLIVRNAGHWLWEATGSFEGEAIEGLVAVGADRYFPRTPLPEHEERVLLAHSPYTDGAGAGRHQETSLYRAPSGAWVFASGTLAWSPALGRTGRTDPRIQRATANLLDRICKSD